From the genome of Bombus affinis isolate iyBomAffi1 unplaced genomic scaffold, iyBomAffi1.2 ctg00000070.1, whole genome shotgun sequence:
gtacatttcgggaagaataatttgtgctatgaaacagaatacgataaagttcaaaggttacatcgattttcaaaattttataaattcagctgtatgacagtatcagtcagctctttttctgtccccaagcgccaaaattcattcccactaccattttacgtattttacagaagtaggccttcattcatctcccattccatccaccaacatgctctcgacgtattatcttctaagtaaaatattgatgttgagtcagacatccaactgaacaatcttttcggtgttactataaggcatttaaaaccagggctcgtgcttatacgttagatgtaatacttggcatgaaacctgctgatattaatattaaatttatgcatagtaggatgtaggaccattgtcaaaatgaaattatttagcatcttatatagcctggcaaggctcgaacgttttatcttcctgtagattttctttgcttttagactttccttccatttctctgaattggtatcttctgtacactatttataaaggaagaacaaattacatgttacatccaagttaccaatccaaataattttaagtaagaaaagagatctaatgcaacagtttcaacttaaatatagatccgacgattatttacgaacgaatagtataaatcttttagcaatatgaaattcgcaatatttattcaaatatttatatttatagtacgccattagcaaagaagacatgttttcgtgcgttaaatttaaaggttttgatggtattttatcgttatattacttctaaattttaaaggaccaaatcacatggctgaaatttttaaagtctttctatatctttgaggaagtaagataaggttgatagatagtcgttgttggtacttaaccgagtatggtcatatagtcgattaaatgaaatttctattctttcagatatatatcgtcaaatatatattatatatcaatgttaattgttatctgtgttggcgtagtgaataaacacattaatgttcggtgtttcaattatcagaattataatcgatgttaaatgtatagagtgtcaaaaaattatttgttatagctgtgaaagatggagatctgttagagaaaatggatcatgaaattgatcttgagtataattttcagacaaaattttttattgcatcataaagtactcatcacgagaaacgaaagtttcagaaaacccctggatcgtaaatgattcgttcttttgaaaaaagctgtttaaaatttcttatactaatccctatactaattgtgtatactaattgtatttagtatattatgttataaataatggttaatataagtatcaaaataaatagacaacaattaattagataacatcgtaataacataatataatataatgggcgtaatcatatacagtaaaacttagaaaatatgctctggatgaattcggtgaaaattatcctttgttccgtggtatatataggcaaaaacgaatggtagaccgcagcataatagtttccaacaacattctcaatattaaggatatcaacatcttagatttaatcaaagccgctggaatacgccagatatttcatatctgacttaaacatgtacagtgacgagcgaaaaaagtaaacacataaatgtaaaagactaatttctcaagtgatcggtaaagattaggtaacagtaactacaagttattattaacgaaatgtaatagttaattttcattaacattaataatgtacaaaacattttacaaaaatggatatctcaaaccatgtttacagttttgcacattaattatactcgtcgaatcaaggtttcaacataggtatttcgtccactagtactacttcacgtttattatatccaatagaattaactactatttaggtaaattattttgtggaatggtcaaataatgctcttttctcattataccttcgacattcgctttttacataaaatcaacgggctgtgtttacacttttgcttgtcacggcgtatcaaggaagattgaaatataaagtaattcgcacaaaaaagtagatattagtattgatgttattgtattccatatttgaccttaaaatatgaataaaatcaatctaagtattaatgaaatttcaaacattttttctaaaacaacggaactttcctttctaatgagcactatatgatgcaatagaaaaacaatttgacactgaaaattgtggtcaagatcaattttgcgttacacttatttaaccaattttcatcaaatcgaaggtgtagaatggcttgaaaaaaataccgcgataaatacttttttgacactttgtacaaaggtgtatatcaatgtgtatatcgatacacatactctgtatgtgcatatccgtggtatatatatccgtttttcgaagcaaaatgtcatctacctgatcaaaagagcaaagcaaaaacactacatagagggtttgttactgttaacactctctatttccgtgcgtaaagtatccaaccagatatccaggaacagctttcagggaacgagattgaatatttgatcgaatatatttaatatggcaatgttacgtataacaatatacgtatggaattttaaaagtcacgagggttgcagcggactcaattttaatgtacattaaacattttgctcattgatgaccttaccttaatttttttctccttcctcgctttcttctcctatgcgagtgacacagcaagattgatagtaacaagcgatttcattaaaacacaatctccttttccatttgatgaacacgatacgagacgagggaatgatttaggaacacgactttcgagcggtttcaacaactattaagtttcatttatagcaacgaacactgccaaagacgtaatcaataagattcgcgtaggtgccgtagatgacgtagatgaaaaaacgtagatcaaacgtaaatgacgaaattatacattaatttattttaacgcgttaaaattacgctaatgacagttgctccattcaatttgttcacatatttgagccctatatggaacaaagtgaacggagcatctgcaagcgtgttaaccggacaacgacgaattttcacatctactcctcgaagcttcacatatatcaatgaccactgccgtagtcatggacaaacgtagatgacgaagttatgtattgattcactttaacacgttaagattacgctagtgacacttgcgcagtactatttgttcatatatttaagccctatatgcaacaaagtgaacgtagcatcagcaagcgtgttaattggacaaccacgaattttcacatatattgcacgaagattcgtatataacaatgatcactgccataatcatggtcaaacgtagatgacgagattatgcattaattcactttaaaaattacactagtgacagttgcgccgttctatttgttcatatatttaagccctatatgcaacaaagtgaacgtagcatctgcaagcgtgttaattggacaaccacgaattttcacatatattgcacgaagattcgtatataacaatgatcactgccataatcatggtcaaacgtagatgacgagattatgcattaattcactttaaaaattacgctagtgacagttgcgccgttctatttgttcatatatttaagccctatatgcaacaaagtgaacgtagcatctgcaagcgtgttagttggacaacgacgaatttcgtttcgcaaacacggacacgtgaaacattttgaagttacgtggacgcgagagtaattcgttcccttaaattgctcaatttccatttctttcgccatgtatattcgagtattgcatttgaatggcagagcagtgggaagtaacggcgcacgtcgttgatatatcgacaggaacatgaattcttttttcataggatgaatacttttttcatcgaattattaaaccgaatcaagttttcaaatccaatcatttaatttcatcgttttacatcgaacgtttcaatcttttttcttttaaatactttacctatatttcatctcgttgaatattccatatttttaatgctactaccacttattggtaatttcaaatatgtaattatcgttctgaagttagaaattcgaaataacattcgtcagtatatgattctacgttttatatagagtaataaaaatgatacaatgagtttcggtaaataaccaataaaaatttttgttcctttttctttttctttttttttggttttatgtatccaaggtcgagaataaactatgtgcacgtttcctctcgtttcttgtatttttatgaggaattcagtctttttacgccacaagagtctcaacgttttcgttttcacgcctacgttacgctcgttaaacacgttccaacaagaccatgaataaggataacagctttaatgttttcacatgtgtttatttattattttagaccttaaatattttatttacaaaatctttatttaaacaagttaccattgtcgctacaataaatcaatgaatgaaatcagtttaaatttaaaatatcatttcataatttctcgtcacttgtatctaaaaacaacaaaaaaacggtgtatccacatcggataaattaatacgccccgacgcaaaataaaaccaagacgcacagctctgtggaatgccaacggtctagcgcaacgcaaacttgacctagaactcttcctaaaacaccagcaaatcgacataatgctcataactgaaacccacttcaccgacaaaaactacctgaacataaacggatacaagttctaccatacccaacaccccagcggaaaggcccacggcggcaccggaatcataatcaaatcaaacattaagcactacgaacttccaccattccagaaagactacctccaagcaacaaacgtagcaatagaagactgtcatggtacaatcaccacttcagctgtatactgccctcccagacactccatcgccaaagaagactttgacgacttcctggacaccctgggcaatagattcatagctggaggagactacaacgccaaacacacccaatggggcagcagactggttacagtaggaggcaaaaacctcctcaacagcataataaccaacaacctcaactaccttaccacatacgaacccacacactggcccaccgacacaaacaaaatacccgatctccttgatttcctcattaaaaaaaaatatctcgtcaagacacgtccaaatcaattcctcggctgatctctcctctgatcaatcccccgtgatagtaacagtcagttcaactatcatcgagaatacacgtaatggctccatacataaccaacacaccaactggcagctctttagagaagtctttacacacacaacttcagcctcaacttcactaaaaaccaatgaagaaatcgaagcagccacggaatacctaaacacgagcataataaacgctatccgcttctccacaccggcaaaaacgtccatcagcaatcacgaatacccccagtacatattaaaaaaaatagcagaaaaacgtagactaagaaggatatgacagatccatagaacaccggaggacaaacgcaaactaaacaacgcaactagaaaactatccaaaactataaaaaaaactacaataatgaccgttttcacaaatatctcgccagcttgtcccccacagccgactccaactactcactatggaaggcctccaggaaacacacgcgtctcccacaaataatacctccaagccGCCATCCGCagagtggatgggcgcgtagccctatagaaaaagccaacctatttgccaaacacttgactgaagtattccaactacattcctccatagctgcagcggacgttaccgaatatctgcacactcccttccaaatgtcccctcctattgaacccttcacttcttcagagatcatagaagcaatcagtcgcctaaaccccaagaaagcagcaggtcacgacctaataggaaataaaacaatcaaggaacttccgataaaagggattgcactcatcgcatcaatctttaacgctatcctccgccttcaacactttcccaaggcttggaaaatctcactgatcaccctcatccctgaacccggtaaaccaatatatgaaaccagctcctatcgcccaatcagtcttttacctaccctgtctaaactattcgagaggatgctcacgaatcgtctccttccactcctagaagaattgaaaacactcccagaccaccaattcggcttccgaaaacaacactcaacagtagagcaaatccaccgcataacccacatgatcagccaaacccttgaaaagaaaaaatactgctcagcggtattcctagacatccaacaggcattcgacaaagtatggcataaagggctactctacaagctcaaaaagatccaaccccatccatactactccatcttaaaatcctacctaaccaacagacaattcatagttaaatgtctaggcgccacttccgcaacattcccaatagaatccggcataccccaaggtagtgtcctcggacccctactgttctccatcaacactgccgacttacctatatcaaacgaggtaacaatagcaacatttgccgacgacacagcactattagctacccacgcagacccggcaattgcctcatccactctccagcgaagtatcgacaccatggaaaagtggttccaaaaatggggtttcaaaataaacgaaaaaaaatcctctcatgtaaccttcacgctccgaaaacaaacctgcccccaggtcaccattaacaacacaataatcccaagcaaggactccgtaagatacctggtcatgaccctggacaggaggctaacttggaaaaaacatatctcagaaaaaacaaagcaactaaaggaaaaattaagaaaattctattggttcacgggccgacgctccaaactaaacatacagaacaaaataatcctctacaaggccgcaataaaacctgtctggacctacgaaatcaaactatggggaacagcaagtaattccaacattgaaatactccaacgcttccaatcgaaaacgctaagatccctatcaaatgcaccctggtatgttaccaacgaaacaatccaccgtgacctcaagatacctacagtcaaagatgaaatacacaagtccagaagcagatataacacaagagtcaacaaccaccacaacccactagtcacccaactactggacacgacggaccgatctacatttatcatattttatataaaattagaagggacctttaaaaaattgcatgcaacaacacacttacaggtactcttgaattagtttttctacatgtccgattatgtctttatatgtatatgtcaattcaaatttattttcttaaatgtcccttaatgaaaaactaacacttcatattaactttgaacttttgagttcttagaatattctgatttagtcactggctgtaccataaattcatttacagatattatatttccaccaagagctagttttattatgagccttcctgcatcatcatcgaatccttctatttgaccataattattactttgttttccagctataattttcacaaatgttcctttctcgattttaacttcttcctcttcttttttggaatctgtatttttcttctgcaatgctactttgtctgctccaagacccataccttttggtcgtaattctggtatgacagctgctactaatctgtaatagttagaataaacgattgtgaaataaaaaatgatgttctctgtttactttccaataagtgataaatacatataattaatttaatccagagtaaaattcatacttttcatttcaaccaattccctttcctggttgccatcccattccccttaacattgctacaccaaaggcatcaataggaattttttcataatcttctaacgtagactgaaaaatacaaaacgatatttataatatgcaaatgtaatacatctgtgcattgcacatcaatatgttgataacgtacctgttctttgcctcttaatgattcatcttctactaaaggtaaagttaaatcatttgttttagtttcatatttattctttgacttaagttcctcaatgatttcttttgtcgcttgctcttctaaagtaacaactttattttcactatcttcaactggctctttctttattgatattattggcgatgtttttccattagatagctttgattttgcctcgttaacactagcgtctcctaccttttccttatctgccttcggaaggaaaatgtctgcatctattttattaagaattctatcatgccaggtttttgaacctagtaatggaataattagaggttcatcttttttttcttcctcactgaaataaaaaaattgttttcaaatatatatattccgctattggtgatttttataggttaggttgtggttatatgtttcttgattataaattttactttttgaactcaccctattactttaatacctttctcatcaaggcattcaatgcaatcaactttctttttttcttgtggaatagcattttttaacacaggtttcttaatagatttcgcaaaaccgaaggaaatcttctttccttcttctgccatttatttgttattttaacactgacttatagatcaatacacatgtatatactagacataaagattgatgtcacttgaatctatgtacatgaatctaatatcttattatactttattaatctactcaaaattacttgcacattactaaaatttcattccgacaatgtatcaagcgcctgaataagtgacattaaagtaaacatatatcaaagaggaaacaagaagaactgacgcctatggttttctatgttacaaagctagtgctgcaccatacggccaaatgccgaaggtggcttatgctagtatatacctgcctatacgtttcaatgagaaaatcgatattatgtgttcatgtgaaaattcacatttccctaggagctgtattttgatagatttaagcttctaatggagcattttaaacgtatagagtatactatgaagtagatagtagtgcggatcattttatattcataaaaaatttgaatgtatagaaatgtacaaaatgctcatgatatgcaaaaatatgcaaaatattcaaagtaaaccaatcatcaaaaagtttagaaggtgaaacaaatttctttaataacacctagattaatttttatttgttaacaatcccatatataaccatagctttttcccggcgcatatacgcgcccttACATGCgtcaataagataagaggaaataaaagacagattatcgataaaatacactaacacatatgtaatacgtggatatattaccactcagattacacatattatatattataagggaatatgtataccacgtatatatgtagaacgaatatttcaaacttgtttatagcccgtgcgcacacataaatgcatgcacacgaacaatttttcgaacgataattatattaataatttataaccatttatatttttatatttttatatttttatatttttatatttttatatgataagcatttatattttttaaaatatgttcttatggcatacatatttattccacgcttcatatctatccacatccgtaactgtaggtgacattgttttttaacaattttgctattatttcataattctttaattcatatttcaaagtcgtaacagatgtttctattttttttttttttcaagtttttcccatattggacttatttctagcagccatgcttgcttacaaagcaattttatatccacgcaagaatatttttcagtagattttattatgtggtttacaatatccatattctctaataactggttgctaaggtataatttgaacataccaagtcgagtaacttcatttggtaatgattcgtatattttcttttcatggcatctgcgtaaagctgcatcaatgtccctaataatatatttacaataaatattattgttctgttatattaataataacaaaggaatattccgcacaacacaataattaagattaagataatgaataattatgatattaagatattttctacttagaaaacattgaaatagcgtgatatacatagcaagggcaattagttacagccaaaagaactacattagaattttcgttagatactaatccatccaatctagaaagaagttctgatctgaatctctttgcaggttcagacaatgtacagtttactcctttatttgtgcctatccagtcaatctcatcgataaaaataattgtaggcgaaaaattataggcaagttcaaataaaacctgttcagtttaacaaatgtatttattatttattaaatattatattcaaaattccttaaattcattgtttcatcac
Proteins encoded in this window:
- the LOC126927038 gene encoding G-patch domain and KOW motifs-containing protein-like isoform X2; amino-acid sequence: MAEEGKKISFGFAKSIKKSVLKNAIPQEKKKVDYIECLDEKGIKVIGEEEKKDEPLIIPLLGSKTWHDRILNKIDADIFLPKADKEKVGDASVNEAKSKLSNGKTSPIISIKKEPVEDSENKVVTLEEQATKEIIEELKSKNKYETKTNDLTLPLVEDESLRGKEQSTLEDYEKIPIDAFGVAMLRGMGWQPGKGIG
- the LOC126927038 gene encoding G-patch domain and KOW motifs-containing protein-like isoform X1, which produces MAEEGKKISFGFAKSIKKPVLKNAIPQEKKKVDCIECLDEKGIKVIGEEEKKDEPLIIPLLGSKTWHDRILNKIDADIFLPKADKEKVGDASVNEAKSKLSNGKTSPIISIKKEPVEDSENKVVTLEEQATKEIIEELKSKNKYETKTNDLTLPLVEDESLRGKEQSTLEDYEKIPIDAFGVAMLRGMGWQPGKGIG